A region from the Lolium perenne isolate Kyuss_39 chromosome 4, Kyuss_2.0, whole genome shotgun sequence genome encodes:
- the LOC127348265 gene encoding subtilisin-like protease SBT3.17 isoform X2, which translates to MKPPTAASVHLLIVLLPLAGAVAMAAAATDGPPATYLVFVDPTPPGVTCMKYHLGILSAALGSEEKAKAAIIYNYKNVINGFSARVTPSELEVIKKQPQVNRVLPSATLHLMSSNFDGVS; encoded by the exons ATGAAGCCTCCGACTGCAGCCTCCGTGCACCTCCTCATCGTCCTCCTCCCGCTCGCCGGCGCcgtcgccatggccgccgccgcgacTGACGGGCCGCCCGCTACCTACCTGGTCTTCGTCGACCCCACGCCGCCCGGCGTCACCTGCATGAAGTACCACCTCGGCATTCTCTCCGCCGCCCTCGGCAG CGAGGAGAAGGCCAAGGCGGCGATAATCTACAACTACAAGAACGTCATCAACGGGTTCTCGGCCAGGGTCACGCCGTCCGAGCTCGAGGTCATCAAGA AGCAACCGCAGGTGAACCGGGTGCTGCCCAGCGCCACGTTGCATCTCATGAGCAGCAACTTCGACGGCGTCAGCTGA
- the LOC127348265 gene encoding subtilisin-like protease SBT3.17 isoform X1, protein MKPPTAASVHLLIVLLPLAGAVAMAAAATDGPPATYLVFVDPTPPGVTCMKYHLGILSAALGRSEEKAKAAIIYNYKNVINGFSARVTPSELEVIKKQPQVNRVLPSATLHLMSSNFDGVS, encoded by the exons ATGAAGCCTCCGACTGCAGCCTCCGTGCACCTCCTCATCGTCCTCCTCCCGCTCGCCGGCGCcgtcgccatggccgccgccgcgacTGACGGGCCGCCCGCTACCTACCTGGTCTTCGTCGACCCCACGCCGCCCGGCGTCACCTGCATGAAGTACCACCTCGGCATTCTCTCCGCCGCCCTCGGCAG AAGCGAGGAGAAGGCCAAGGCGGCGATAATCTACAACTACAAGAACGTCATCAACGGGTTCTCGGCCAGGGTCACGCCGTCCGAGCTCGAGGTCATCAAGA AGCAACCGCAGGTGAACCGGGTGCTGCCCAGCGCCACGTTGCATCTCATGAGCAGCAACTTCGACGGCGTCAGCTGA
- the LOC127291886 gene encoding ammonium transporter 3 member 2, whose translation MSVPVAYQGNTSAAIADWLNKGDNAWQLTASTLVGLMSIPGLVVLYGGVVKKKWAVNSAFMALYAFAAVWICWVVWAYKMSFGEKLLPFWGRAGPALNQAYLIGRAALPATAHYRADGTLETAMIEPFFPMATVVYFQCVFAAITVILVAGSLLGRMSFMAWMLFVPLWLTFSYTVGAFSIWGGGFLFQWGVIDYCGGYVIHIPAGVAGFTAAYWVGPRTRKDRERFPPNNILFTLTGAGLLWMGWAGFNGGGPYAANVDASMAVLNTNICTAASLIVWTCLDVVFFKKPSVVGAVQAVITGLVCITPGAGVVQGWAALVMGVLAGSVPWYTMMILHKRSKLLQQVDDTLGVIHTHAVAGLLGGVLTGLFAEPTLCNLFLPVTNSQGAFYGGTAGGAQLGKQIAGALFVIGWNVVVTSIICVAIRFVVPLRMSEEKLAIGDDAVHGEEAYALWGDGELYDVTKHGEDDAEHGASATVAPV comes from the exons ATGTCGGTCCCGGTGGCGTACCAGGGCAACACCTCGGCGGCGATCGCGGACTGGCTGAACAAGGGCGACAACGCATGGCAGCTCACGGCGTCCACGCTGGTGGGCCTCATGAGCATCCCGGGGCTGGTCGTGCTCTACGGCGGCGTGGTGAAGAAGAAGTGGGCGGTCAACTCCGCCTTCATGGCGCTCTACGCCTTCGCCGCCGTCTGGATCTGCTGGGTCGTCTGGGCTTACAAGATGTCCTTCGGCGAGAAGCTGCTACCCTTCTGGGGCCGCGCGGGGCCCGCCCTCAACCAGGCCTACCTCATCGGCCGGGCCGCGCTGCCCGCCACCGCGCACTACCGCGCCGACGGCACGCTCGAGACGGCCATGATCGAGCCCTTCTTCCCCATGGCCACCGTGGTGTACTTCCAGTGCGTGTTCGCTGCCATCACGGTGATCTTGGTGGCCGGGTCGCTTCTGGGGCGGATGAGCTTCATGGCGTGGATGCTCTTCGTGCCGCTATGGCTCACCTTCTCCTACACCGTCGGCGCCTTCTCCATCTGGGGCGGCGGCTTCCTCTTCCAGTGGGGCGTCATCGACTACTGCGGCGGCTACGTCATCCACATCCCCGCCGGAGTCGCCGGGTTCACCGCCGCGTACTGGGTCGGGCCAAGGACGAGGAAGGACAGGGAGAGGTTCCCGCCCAACAACATCCTGTTCACGCTCACCGGGGCGGGGCTGCTGTGGATGGGGTGGGCGGGGTTCAACGGCGGCGGGCCGTACGCCGCCAACGTCGACGCGTCCATGGCCGTGCTCAACACCAACATCTGCACGGCGGCCAGCCTCATCGTCTGGACCTGCCTCGACGTCGTCTTCTTCAAGAAGCCCTCCGTCGTCGGCGCCGTCCAGGCCGTCATCACCGGCCTCGTCTGCATCACGCCGGGCGCAG GTGTTGTCCAAGGGTGGGCGGCGCTCGTGATGGGCGTCCTCGCCGGCAGCGTGCCGTGGTACACCATGATGATCCTCCACAAGCGCTCCAAGCTCCTGCAGCAGGTCGACGACACGCTCGGCGTGATCCACACCCACGCCGTCGCCGGGCTCCTCGGCGGCGTGCTCACGGGCCTCTTCGCCGAGCCCACCCTCTGCAACCTCTTCCTGCCGGTCACCAACTCGCAGGGCGCCTTCTACGGCGGCACGGCCGGCGGCGCGCAGCTCGGGAAGCAGATCGCCGGCGCGCTCTTCGTGATCGGCTGGAACGTGGTGGTGACGTCCATCATCTGTGTGGCTATCAGGTTCGTCGTGCCGCTGAGGATGTCCGAGGAGAAGCTCGCGATTGGGGACGACGCCGTGCACGGCGAGGAGGCGTACGCGCTGTGGGGGGACGGCGAGCTGTACGACGTCACCAAGCATGGCGAGGATGATGCCGAGCACGGCGCCAGCGCCACCGTCGCGCCTGTCTGA